A DNA window from Brassica napus cultivar Da-Ae chromosome C1, Da-Ae, whole genome shotgun sequence contains the following coding sequences:
- the LOC106375408 gene encoding trans-Golgi network-localized SYP41-interacting protein 1 isoform X3 — protein MDKKKNRADPLAAGRQKLQQFRQKKADKNTDHKKDPKGSTSQGKSSKKSGKKHEPKPDASAVSDEAEAPSDVAAGGVSSHVNIGEEAVDHENAAAHKDVSVVASTSELDTLQPGNTTATSDSGADLRKEVANSESDISVALYTEEENVKSIDIGGAGAVDSLISDPADTEKRVTHDDASISVDGIFPVSGNLTEGLGVEVESGSGNEEKHHQPSSLPDSVPDEDDGSQKEQFSELSAKPDVDSMANEERQKSFPTFADSSVSPSHFSEGSSVAFDPAELEGKTSEIRSQHIGEAAELNEEKPEASIDFRDNRNHVLSTEPKESSTADVASQLQMPESVSISGLLSHEEPCEKDTLNPSGEVSAAHVHEGRSVSFSQLMDMVQGLGQDEFQVLCNAREAASSTGPGTSSLERLREELFVSSTMEDILHVQLTEQSHLQNEFDHQHNQLEAELSQLRASYNAVKERNISLVEELSDCQSNLYAATSSNEKLKNQLLATEAQVEDFTSKMNELQLSLQKSLLDLSEAKEKLINLQVENDEKKELLEEKESKNYEIKHLSSELCDSKNSAAVLKAEVERLEKTVGPLTDEKINLVEEKYNLLGEAEKLKEELANCKSLVTLQEVDNSNRMEMLSLLKGQQTKLEEDNLHLTEENEKAHLEVSAYLISEIYLLSEYSNLKEGYSLLNNKLLKFQEEKEHLVEDNDKLTHELFILQERMSTVQEERIRLAAELGEAKARLDKLAEENTSLSSSIQVEKSGIVDISNEDASELINQEIPETSGRRLEVGVTSKQSVPSEEVMDASSGFSSLNENLEKGEKMIQNLEEAIKQILTDSSLRKSSNKADTPAVSKLIQAFESKGQQEEHESEKGQLTGDQSDVFVSVNVQISNLRGLLEQLVLNARKAGIQFNELNDDRTATNQRLEELNVEFASHQDHINLLEADTIENKISLEVLKNCSCELQHKNHELELLCESLKQRNDSIGLENTELTKKLSSCLSRIYELENQLESLQNNLSSMLTSMEEQVVALQDESLKAMMLEHELTSSVSQFGEAVVRLDDCLLRSGTAGAHIGLDMTKHLSNSVGMAVKVIDDLEEKLEVAYAKHESSSNTYEELTQSFNILLEKNESATASMHRFFADLTKLITESCGSVEMAKLKVENLAVADPFNDGYCENLMEAMRNILSERLELQSVIDKLQSDLSSKTNDMEELTQRSLDPTSLRDLVEKVEGVLEIESGGISFESPSLYVEFLVSQLVQKFIESEDLANLIRKQLEAKENELMEIQESILHHKAEIDGLRENLSQAEESLVAVRSELQERSNELEQSEQRLLSTREKRSIAVAKGKGLIVNRDNLKQLLAETSAELQRCSEELSLKDTKLKEVEVKLKTYTEAGERVEALESELSYIRNSATALRESFLLKDSLLHRIEEILEDLDLPEHFHARDILDKVEWLARSANGNSLRPSDWDQKGSDGGAGYVPSEPCREDGQTGTSSENNLRIKFEELQGKFYGLAEQNEMLEQSLMHRNNLIQKWEALLENIDMPLQLKSMEVENKIEWLASTISEAAHDKYTLQQKIDNLEVYCQSLTADLEVSQKQESDVEANLRSVDNERADLSEKLETLNGDRDNLSARAIHLEVENEELKNQVKDLHGKLVEKLGNEEQLQTLEGDLLSLRYTINDVIEEDGLQDLAVASNSETLDVLLRKLIDYYKKLVKSSLSRERDDNFCETRPSNADVRSGELLGTHEATSHGHHPENIVEATSRDIIVVESPDVASLTRDLDEALRVQKLVREERDLHMEKQQSLVAENEALDKKIIELQEFLKQEEQKSASAREKLNVAVRKGKALVQQRDSLKQTIEEMNAEHGRLKSEVIKRDEILLENEKKIRELESYAIRVEALESECQLLKNHLQETENILQERSDTLSMTLNALNSINIGDEGDRYEPVLKLQRISQLFQNMSTAVTSAEQESIKSRRAAELLLAEVNEVQQRNDNMQEELSKCTYEIEQLFRAKDAAEAAKIEAISRCENLSMVNNEEKKKLYAQVMSIGTNVNTLRKVLAGTNSCLADIFTMNMEFLHHLKANMESCAKQTGTHLSGWPQGSTGYFVDKEIFSRLSAALSNVNLHENPNGGNITEICGSLSRNLDQFVADVSHLEENVSKHLASWQEQVNTVSTSINTFFRSIGTDSKNAALGEKVALLYGACSSVLAEIESRKAELVGNDNFNMSLHQVEEDYSSMESVRSMVNRLSSAVKELVVANAETVERNEKEMKVIIANLQRELHEKDIQNDRMCNELVGQVKEAQAGAKIFAEDLQSASARMHDMQDQLSILVRERDSLMERVKELQEGQVSHLELQEKVTSVSNLLSAKDQEIEALMQALDEEESQMEDLKHRVTELEQEVQQKNLDLQKAEASRGKISKKLSITVDKFDELHQLSENLLAEIEKLQQQVQDRDTEVSFLRQEVTRCTNEALVASQNYSKRDSEEIEAVLSWFNTIASLIGLEDSPSTDAQSHVNRYMETLEKKIASILSETEELRLVGQSKDSLLEAERSRVAGLRQKEAALERILHEKESQPNISASEIVEVEPLINKRTTSGASIPSQVRSLRKGNNDQVAISIDADQPDESLSLEDDDDKAHGFRSLTTSRVVPRFTRPVTNMIDGLWVSCDRTLMRQPALRLGIMIYWAILHALLASFVV, from the exons atggacaagaagaagaaccgTGCTGATCCACTCGCTGCTGGGCGACAGAAG CTTCAACAGTTTCGTCAAAAGAAGGCTGACAAAAACACTGATCATAAAAAGGACCCCAAGGGCAGTACAAGCCAAGGAAAATCCTCCAAAAAATCTGGTAAGAAGCATGAGCCTAAACCTGACGCAAGTGCTGTCAGTGACGAGGCAGAAGCTCCGTCTGATGTGGCTGCAGGAGGTGTTTCATCTCATGTGAATATTGGCGAGGAGGCTGTTGATCATGAAAATGCAGCAGCTCACAAGGATGTTTCAGTCGTTGCTTCAACATCAGAACTTGATACGCTTCAGCCAGGGAACACTACAGCAACTTCTGATAGTGGAGCTGATCTGAGAAAAGAAGTAGCGAATTCCGAAAGTGATATCAGCGTAGCATTGTACACGGAAGAAGAGAATGTGAAGAGTATCGACATAGGAGGGGCTGGCGCAGTAGATTCTTTGATATCTGACCCTGCAGACACCGAGAAGAGAGTTACACATGACGATGCATCTATTAGTGTTGACGGGATCTTCCCTGTTTCTGGAAACCTAACGGAGGGGCTAGGAGTTGAAGTTGAAAGTGGGTCTGGGAATGAGGAAAAGCACCATCAGCCATCATCGCTGCCTGACTCTGTTCCTGAT GAAGACGATGGTTCACAAAAGGAACAGTTTTCTGAATTATCTGCAAAGCCAGATGTGGATTCGATGGCAAATGAAGAAAGGCAAAAAAGCTTTCCAACCTTTGCGGATTCTTCTGTTTCCCCTTCTCACTTTTCAGAAGGATCCTCAGTTGCATTTGACCCAGCTGAACTAGAAGGAAAAACTAGTGAAATTAGAAGCCAGCATATTGGGGAAGCTGCAGAGCTTAATGAGGAGAAACCAGAAGCATCTATTGATTTTCGTGATAACAGAAATCACGTGCTTTCGACTGAACCTAAGGAAAGCTCTACTGCAGATGTGGCTAGTCAGCTGCAAATGCCTGAGAGCGTCAGTATATCTGGATTATTGAGCCATGAGGAACCTTGTGAAAAGGACACATTAAATCCTTCTGGAGAAGTTTCTGCTGCTCATGTTCATGAAGGCCGCTCAGTTAGCTTCTCACAGCTTATGGATATGGTTCAAGGACTTGGACAAGATGAATTTCAAGTGTTGTGCAACGCAAGAGAGGCTGCTTCCAGTACTGGGCCCGGAACAAGCTCGTTGGAGCGATTAAGAGAAGAACTATTTGTTTCGAGTACCATGGAAGATATACTCCATGTGCAACTCACAGAACAGTCTCATTTACAAAACGAGTTTGATCATCAACATAACCAATTAGAAGCTGAACTATCACAGCTTCGTGCATCATATAATGCGGTGAAAGAGAGGAATATTTCTCTTGTAGAGGAACTTTCAGATTGCCAGTCTAACCTCTACGCTGCTACAAGCTCAAATGAGAAACTCAAGAATCAGCTTCTTGCTACAGAAGCACAAGTGGAGGATTTCACTTCTAAGATGAATGAGTTGCAGCTTAGCTTACAAAAGTCCCTATTGGATCTATCTGAGGCGAAAGAGAAGCTCATCAATCTTCAGGTGGAGAATGATGAGAAAAAGGAACTTCTTGAAGAAAAAGAATCCAAGAACTATGAGATTAAGCATCTTTCATCTGAGTTATGCGATAGCAAAAACTCAGCGGCTGTACTAAAGGCAGAAGTTGAGCGATTGGAAAAAACAGTTGGCCCACTGACAGATGAGAAGATAAATCTTGTCGAGGAAAAATATAACTTATTGGGTGAGGCAGAGAAGTTAAAGGAAGAATTGGCTAATTGTAAGTCTTTAGTCACCTTGCAAGAAGTGGACAATTCAAACAGAATGGAGATGCTTTCGTTGCTGAAAGGCCAGCAGACTAAGCTTGAAGAGGATAACCTGCATCTCACAGAAGAAAATGAGAAAGCACATCTAGAAGTGAGTGCATATCTGATCTCGGAGATTTATTTATTGTCTGAGTATTCCAATCTTAAGGAAGGGTATTCTTTGCTGAATAATAAACTCTTGAAGTTTCAAGAGGAGAAGGAACATTTGGTTGAGGACAATGATAAACTTACGCATGAGCTCTTTATTCTTCAAGAGCGTATGTCTACCGTACAAGAAGAGCGGATTCGTCTAGCAGCTGAGTTAGGGGAAGCAAAAGCGCGCCTTGATAAATTGGCCGAAGAAAATACATCTCTGAGTAGCAGCATCCAGGTAGAAAAATCTGGAATTGTAGACATAAGTAATGAGGATGCTTCAGAATTGATCAATCAGGAAATACCTGAAACATCTGGTAGAAGGCTAGAAGTCGGGGTTACAAGTAAACAGAGTGTACCTTCAGAGGAGGTAATGGACGCTTCTTCGGGGTTTTCTTCCTTGAACGAGAATCTGGAGAAAGGTGAGAAAATGATTCAGAACCTTGAAGAGGCAATTAAGCAGATCCTCACCGATTCTTCATTGAGAAAGTCTAGCAATAAAGCTGACACGCCAGCAGTATCAAAATTGATTCAGGCTTTTGAGTCAAAGGGGCAACAGGAAGAACATGAATCAGAAAAGGGACAGTTAACTGGTGATCAGTCAGATGTGTTCGTTTCTGTGAATGTGCAGATTAGCAATTTGAGAGGCTTGCTTGAACAGTTAGTGTTGAATGCTAGGAAGGCTGGTATACAATTCAATGAATTAAATGATGACAGGACAGCAACAAATCAACGACTCGAAGAGCTTAATGTCGAGTTTGCATCTCACCAGGATCACATCAATCTTCTCGAGGCAGATACTATTGAGAATAAGATTTCGCTTGAAGTTCTGAAGAACTGTTCTTGTGAGCTGCAACACAAAAACCACGAACTAGAACTTCTCTGTGAATCATTAAAGCAGAGAAATGATAGTATCGGTCTAGAAAACACGGAGCTCACCAAGAAGCTGAGTTCTTGCTTATCAAGAATTTATGAGCTTGAAAATCAGCTGGAAAGCTTACAGAATAATTTAAGCAGCATGTTGACGTCAATGGAAGAACAGGTAGTGGCCTTGCAGGATGAATCTCTAAAGGCAATGATGCTAGAACATGAACTTACATCATCAGTATCTCAGTTTGGTGAGGCAGTTGTGAGACTTGATGATTGTTTACTCAGATCTGGAACCGCTGGAGCTCACATTGGCTTAGATATGACCAAGCATTTGTCAAATTCTGTTGGCATGGCTGTGAAGGTGATTGACGACCTGGAGGAAAAACTAGAAGTTGCTTATGCGAAGCATGAGTCCTCCTCAAATACATATGAGGAGTTGACGCAGAGTTTCAACATTTTGCTTGAGAAGAATGAATCTGCAACTGCTTCAATGCATAGGTTCTTTGCTGACCTGACGAAACTGATTACTGAATCATGCGGGTCTGTGGAGATGGCCAAACTTAAAGTTGAAAATCTTGCCGTCGCTGATCCTTTTAACGACGGTTATTGTGAGAATCTGATGGAAGCTATGCGAAACATTCTTTCTGAGAGGCTTGAACTTCAGTCGGTGATTGATAAGCTACAGTCGGACTTGTCGAGTAAAACAAACGATATGGAGGAACTGACGCAGCGAAGCCTTGATCCCACTTCACTTCGAGACTTGGTTGAGAAAGTTGAGGGTGTTCTGGAAATTGAAAGTGGCGGAATTAGTTTTGAATCCCCTAGTTTATATGTGGAGTTTCTGGTTTCCCAACTTGTTCAGAAGTTTATAGAGTCTGAGGACTTGGCTAATCTCATCAGAAAACAGTTAGAGGCCAAGGAGAATGAGCTGATGGAGATCCAGGAGAGTATACTGCACCATAAAGCTGAAATTGATGGTCTCAGGGAAAATTTAAGCCAGGCAGAGGAGTCCCTTGTGGCCGTACGATCTGAGTTACAAGAGAGATCTAATGAACTTGAACAATCAGAACAGAGGTTATTATCTACTAGAGAGAAGCGTAGCATAGCTGTTGCAAAAGGAAAAGGTCTGATTGTTAATCGTGACAATCTCAAGCAGTTGTTGGCCGAAACCTCTGCTGAGCTTCAGAGGTGCTCAGAGGAATTGAGTTTGAAGGACACAAAGCTTAAGGAAGTAGAAGTAAAGCTTAAGACTTATACAGAGGCAGGTGAACGTGTGGAGGCATTAGAATCTGAGCTTTCTTACATCCGAAACTCAGCTACTGCACTTCGAGAATCCTTTCTTCTCAAAGACTCTCTGCTTCACAGAATTGAAGAAATTTTGGAAGATTTGGATCTCCCAGAGCATTTTCATGCTCGAGATATACTCGACAAGGTGGAATGGCTAGCAAGATCAGCTAACGGCAACTCTTTACGCCCCTCTGATTGGGATCAGAAGGGTTCTGATGGAGGTGCTGGATATGTTCCCTCTGAACCCTGCAGGGAGGATGGTCAAACTGGCACAAGTTCTGAGAATAACTTAAGGATCAAGTTCGAGGAACTCCAAGGGAAGTTTTATGGGTTGGCTGAACAGAATGAAATGCTGGAGCAGTCCTTGATGCACAGGAATAATTTAATTCAGAAATGGGAAGCGCTCCTAGAGAATATTGATATGCCTCTACAGCTAAAGTCCATGGAAGTGGAAAATAAGATCGAGTGGCTTGCAAGTACAATATCAGAGGCTGCACATGACAAGTATACTCTCCAGCAGAAGATTGATAACCTTGAAGTCTATTGTCAATCACTAACTGCTGATTTGGAAGTCTCACAAAAGCAAGAAAGTGATGTCGAGGCAAATCTTCGATCTGTTGATAATGAGAGGGCAGATCTTTCTGAAAAACTTGAAACTCTGAATGGGGATCGAGATAATCTTTCAGCGAGGGCCATTCACCTTGAGGTTGAGAATGAGGAACTGAAGAATCAAGTTAAAGATCTGCATGGAAAATTGGTTGAGAAACTTGGGAATGAAGAACAACTTCAGACTCTTGAAGGAGACCTATTGAGTTTGAGATACACGATTAATGATGTTATAGAGGAAGATGGCTTGCAGGATTTGGCTGTAGCAAGTAATTCTGAGACCTTGGATGTACTTCTGAGAAAGCTGATAGACTATTATAAGAAGTTGGTTAAATCTAGTTTGTCACGTGAAAGAGATGATAACTTCTGTGAAACTCGTCCATCAAATGCCGATGTTAGAAGCGGAGAGTTATTGGGTACACATGAAGCAACTTCTCATGGGCACCATCCTGAAAATATAGTCGAAGCAACAAGTAGAGACATAATAGTAGTAGAGTCGCCTGATGTTGCTTCCCTAACAAGAGATCTGGATGAAGCACTGCGTGTACAGAAGCTGGTAAGGGAAGAAAGGGATTTGCACATGGAAAAACAGCAATCCTTGGTTGCTGAAAATGAGGCATTGGATAAGAAAATAATAGAATTGCAGGAGTTCCTTAAACAAGAAGAGCAGAAGTCAGCTTCTGCAAGAGAGAAGTTAAACGTAGCTGTCAGGAAAGGGAAAGCGTTGGTCCAACAAAGGGATAGCCTGAAGCAAACTATTGAGGAGATGAACGCTGAACATGGTCGCCTAAAATCCGAGGTTATCAAACGAGACGAAATACTCTtggaaaatgaaaagaaaattaggGAGTTGGAATCTTACGCTATAAGGGTGGAAGCCCTAGAGTCCGAGTGCCAATTGTTGAAAAATCATTTgcaagaaacagaaaatattttgcaGGAAAGAAGTGATACGTTGAGCATGACATTGAATGCGTTGAATAGCATTAATATTGGTGATGAAGGTGACAGATATGAGCCAGTTCTGAAGCTTCAACGGATCTCGCAACTCTTTCAGAATATGAGTACAGCTGTGACTTCTGCTGAACAGGAGTCAATAAAATCTAGAAGAGCAGCTGAGTTGCTACTTGCTGAGGTGAACGAGGTTCAACAGAGAAACGATAATATGCAAGAGGAGCTATCAAAATGTACCTATGAAATTGAGCAACTTTTCAGAGCGAAGGATGCAGCGGAGGCTGCAAAAATTGAAGCCATATCCCGTTGTGAAAATTTGTCTATGGTCAAcaatgaagaaaagaagaagctaTATGCTCAGGTGATGTCCATTGGAACTAATGTGAACACTCTGAGGAAAGTTCTCGCAGGTACCAACAGTTGCCTAGCTGATATTTTCACCATGAATATGGAGTTTCTGCATCATCTGAAGGCAAATATGGAATCATGTGCGAAGCAAACTGGTACTCATTTGTCTGGCTGGCCTCAGGGTAGTACAGGGTATTTTGTAGACAAG GAAATCTTTTCACGCTTGAGTGCTGCCTTGTCCAACGTCAACTTGCATGAAAATCCAAATGGTGGAAACATCACGGAAATTTGTGGTTCGCTCTCTCGAAACCTTGATCAGTTTGTGGCTGATGTTAGCCATCTCGAAGAGAATGTAAGCAAGCACCTGGCATCATGGCAAGAACAGGTCAACACTGTATCAACCAGTATTAATACCTTTTTCAGGTCAATAGGAACAGACTCAAAAAATGCTGCTTTGGGTGAAAAAGTTGCCTTGCTTTATGGAGCATGTTCCAGCGTGTTGGCGGAAATTGAAAGCCGTAAGGCCGAACTGGTTGGAAACGACAATTTCAACATGAGCCTCCATCAAGTAGAAGAAGATTATTCGTCCATGGAGTCTGTCAGGTCCATGGTAAATAGGCTATCATCAGCCGTTAAAGAGCTTGTTGTAGCAAATGCTGAGACTGTGGAAAGAAATGAAAAGGAGATGAAGGTGATCATTGCCAATTTGCAAAGGGAGTTGCACGAAAAGGATATCCAAAATGATAGGATGTGCAATGAACTTGTGGGTCAAGTTAAGGAAGCCCAGGCCGGTGCTAAAATCTTTGCAGAAGATCTTCAATCTGCAAGTGCCCGGATGCATGATATGCAAGACCAGCTGAGTATTTTGGTGCGGGAACGGGATTCTTTGATGGAGAGAGTAAAAGAGCTGCAAGAAGGGCAGGTCTCGCACTTAGAATTACAGGAGAAGGTCACATCGGTTAGCAATCTACTATCTGCAAAAGACCAAG AAATCGAGGCATTAATGCAAGCGCTTGACGAGGAAGAGTCTCAGATGGAGGATCTGAAACACAGGGTTACTGAATTAGAACAGGAAGTGCAACAGAAGAACCTGGATTTGCAGAAAGCCGAAGCTTCTCGTGGGAAGATTTCCAAAAAGCTATCAATTACTGTGGATAAATTCGATGAGCTCCATCAACTCTCTGAAAATCTTCTTGCTGAAATCGAGAAACTTCAACAACAAGTGCAAGATCGGGATACCGAGGTTTCTTTCTTGAGACAAGAAGTCACTAGGTGCACTAACGAGGCTCTTGTTGCTTCTCAGAACTACTCTAAGAGAGATTCCGAAGAGATCGAAGCTGTACTGTCTTGGTTCAACACAATAGCTTCACTAATTGGTCTAGAAGATTCACCTTCCACCGATGCTCAGAGTCACGTAAACCGCTACATGGAGACACTTGAGAAAAAGATCGCGTCTATACTATCTGAAACAGAAGAGTTACGGCTGGTCGGACAAAGCAAGGATTCGTTGCTTGAAGCTGAGAGGAGTAGAGTGGCTGGGCTCAGACAAAAAGAAGCAGCTCTTGAGAGAATACTACATGAGAAGGAATCGCAACCAAACATTTCAGCGTCGGAGATCGTTGAAGTGGAACCTCTG ATAAATAAGCGGACGACAAGTGGAGCATCGATCCCATCTCAAGTCAGGAGTTTGCGTAAGGGAAACAACGATCAAGTCGCTATTAGTATAGATGCAGATCAACCTGATGAAAGCCTGAGCTTAGAAGACGACGATGATAAAG CTCATGGGTTTAGATCACTCACCACGTCAAGAGTCGTTCCAAGATTCACAAGACCAGTGACAAACATGATCGATGGTTTATG GGTCTCGTGTGACCGGACGCTTATGAGACAACCTGCATTACGGTTAGGGATAATGATATACTGGGCGATACTGCATGCTCTTTTGGCTAGTTTCGTCGTCTAA